In the Glycine max cultivar Williams 82 chromosome 6, Glycine_max_v4.0, whole genome shotgun sequence genome, aattcttaatttttagtattttcttttcaaaatagtCAAATTTCGGTTTTGCTAACCCCATGGAACGAAGTACAGGAGATTTTTTTTTCGCGTGTAATTTTTTACATCTCGCTtgtaaattttttgtgctaaTAGTCAGCGCTGGACTTAAGAGTAAGGAAGTGTAAATATACCTCTCCCTCTTTGAGAAAAttgtaagtatatatatatctagagtttttgcattttgctttcttaattttgtatatttaaactGGTCGTTTTCAATTTCTCATTTTGTGatcaaattttggttttttaatggcaagcttttatttttcatttccattttattcaagtctaaaataataataatttgtctcACCACTTAGATCCGACACCACTGATAGTTGTAATTTCTATATCCCAAtggtgattttctttttcaagagtTTCTAAATATGCTATCCATGTCTTCAAATTCCTTCTTTCATAACTAGattggaaattaaaataaagtgactaagtgagaaagaagaaaaagagaagttaCGTCTATGAAGGCTTTGAGCATAAAATCGGGCACTAGCGGGGGAGGGTTGTAGATGGAAAGAGACATCAATTTTCGCAATTGGTGGGGCTTGGTAGGCAACATGAGGTCATCGATGCTCTCCATTTCAGAACTTTGCACCAACGCCGTGTTGCTACTCATCGTCATATTCACACCGGAGCTAGCAATAACTACTTTTTGCACCCTCTCTTGGCCCAACATCTTAGCCAAATTATAAGCCACCATGCCCCCATAGCTGGTCCCCACCACGTGGAACTTTTCTACCTCCAATTTGTCCAAAAGTTTACCCACCGACGCTGCCTGAAACATTTCGCTTCTTTCCCCCGACTTCGTGTGCGACCCTCCGAAGAATACGAGGTCGGGGACGTATAGGTTGAAGTGTGGGGCCAGGAACTTCACCTGGCGACGCCATTGCCACATGGCCGCGGGCCCAAACCCGTGGATCAGAACCAGGGAGGGCTTCTGGGCCGCTTCGACTTTTCTCGGGCCCCAAAAGTGCATCGTGGTTTCGCCGTCCTTGTCCACGCTCAGGGCCTGCGACCAGAGCCCAGCGCTCGTAAAACATCGTCGGATGTACTTGCTGTACAACGACACGAAGCTAAATGACGACGAAGGCATCTTCGAATTGAATTGTTTTGATTCCTTTGTTGGGGATCAGACATTAATTTGTCTTCAACAATTTATGTTAGTTGAAGGGAGTATCGCATGATGCATTATGCATCCCTTTTGTTTCGGCTTATTTATGGATAACCGCGTTTGTTTCGCATAGCCTTTGCCACTAAAAGAATTTGTTGTGTACGTTTCATGATTGTATATAATCAACTTCCAATTTCATATGCACGCATGTGGACTAGTTAACTTGTTGAGGGTTCGcaagtataatttaatttaatttaaaataatagtataattatagcaatatataaaaaattagaagtcaCTCTAATAATAGCATGCGAATTTTGGTTTTCGTATTCGCTTGTTGTAGCCATTCTCGTTCGCATGTAGACAAATTGTGCCCCTAATTTATATAATACTCAAGAATGCTCCTGTAAGAAATTTAGGAGAATGTTGTTGAATTCTCCTGGCTTTTCCATTTGAGGCACATGGGATGCCTCTTTTATCAATTCCAATCTTGCCTTTTTACTGATTATCctgcaaaattttaaatagaagCCAACAATTCCTGTTAGTGTATCATCATGGCTTTATACAATTATCTTTAGAGAAAGAATTAATACCCCACAGTTTTCACTCTTTAACACTGTACTCTTTTATTTACTAATTACTATCGCTAATTCAATTATAGAAGATGTcagttgaataaaattaaaagaaaactaaaaaattacaaaagcaTTCAATAGAAGTCATTTGGATTTGGAACACAGAAGAAAAAACCAcattttttaaggaaatttaaaaacaaGACATGCACAATTGGAAACATACTCTTTTAGTTCGTGGGCCAACTTCACCGGAAATATTCGGTCTTCTTCTCCCCAGACGATGAGAACCTCCTGGGtatgaataatataaattacaataacaattgaatatcaaattttatttatttac is a window encoding:
- the LOC100812592 gene encoding 4,5:9,10-diseco-3-hydroxy-5,9,17-trioxoandrosta-1(10),2-diene-4-oate hydrolase isoform X2 — translated: MPSSSFSFVSLYSKYIRRCFTSAGLWSQALSVDKDGETTMHFWGPRKVEAAQKPSLVLIHGFGPAAMWQWRRQVKFLAPHFNLYVPDLVFFGGSHTKSGERSEMFQAASVGKLLDKLEVEKFHVVGTSYGGMVAYNLAKMLGQERVQKVVIASSGVNMTMSSNTALVQSSEMESIDDLMLPTKPHQLRKLMSLSIYNPPPLVPDFMLKAFIDELYGENKKEKLELLKGITIGRNDTSNVSPLQQEVLIVWGEQDQIFPVQLAHELKEVISKNARLELIKETSHVPQMEKPGEFNNIILNFLQGSS
- the LOC100812592 gene encoding 2-hydroxymuconate semialdehyde hydrolase isoform X1 yields the protein MPSSSFSFVSLYSKYIRRCFTSAGLWSQALSVDKDGETTMHFWGPRKVEAAQKPSLVLIHGFGPAAMWQWRRQVKFLAPHFNLYVPDLVFFGGSHTKSGERSEMFQAASVGKLLDKLEVEKFHVVGTSYGGMVAYNLAKMLGQERVQKVVIASSGVNMTMSSNTALVQSSEMESIDDLMLPTKPHQLRKLMSLSIYNPPPLVPDFMLKAFIDELYGENKKEKLELLKGITIGRNDTSNVSPLQQEVLIVWGEQDQIFPVQLAHELKEYLSNFVCLCFSLKNVVFSLFQIQMISFLSPTKNKNKKSK